From Rhizophagus irregularis chromosome 9, complete sequence, the proteins below share one genomic window:
- a CDS encoding Glucoamylase 1 precursor (glucan 1; 4-alpha-D-glucan glucohydrolase; 4-alpha-glucosidase) — translation MGCCMSQEEKAGRQRNDEIENQLKRDRLSMRNEVKMLLLGAGESGKSTILKQMKLIHDGGYSPEERESFKEIIFSNTVQSMRVILEAMDNMGIQLRNEGNKRHVTTIMNLPNQIEGDQLPSEVALAIKNLWADKSVLECFSRSREYQLNDSAKYYFDSIDNISHPDYLPSDQDVLRSRVKTTGITETTFLIGELTYRMFDVGGQRSERKKWIHCFENVTAIVFLVAISEYDQLLLEDETVNRMQEALTLFDSICNSRWFVKTSIILFLNKIDRFREKLPISPMNKYFPDFEGGGDYDLACEYIHNRFVSLNQSEVKQVYTHFTCATDTDQIKFVMAAVNDIIIHTNLRDCGLL, via the exons atgggtTGTTGTATGAGTCAAGAAGAAAAAGCAGGAAGACAACGAAACGATGAGATTGAAAACCAACTCAAACGAGACAGGCTCTCAATGCGTAACGAAGTCAAAATGCTCTTGCTAG GTGCTGGTGAATCGGGCAAGTCAACAATTCTTAAACAAATGAAACTTATTCATGATGGTGGTTATTCTCCAGAAGAACGTGAATCTTTTAAGGAGATCATTTTCTCAAATACTGTTCAGTCAATGCGTGTTATTTTGGAAGCTATGGATAATATGGGAATACAATTAAGAAATGAAGGAAATAAAAGACATGTTACTACTATAATGAATTTACCTAATCAAATTGAAGGGGATCAATTACCTTCTGAAGTTGCTTTagctattaaaaatttatgggcTGATAAAAGTGTATTAGAATGTTTTAGTAGATCTAGAGAATATCAATTAAATGATTCTGCAAAATA ttattttgacTCGATTGATAATATTTCACACCCAGATTACCTTCCCTCAGATCAAGATGTATTACGTTCTCGTGTAAAAACGACAGGTATTACAGAGACAACCTTCTTAATTGGTGAACTCACATATCGTATGTTTGATGTGGGTGGTCAACGAAGCGAACGTAAGAAATGGATTCATTGTTTTGAGAATGTTACGGCTATCGTATTTTTAGTGGCTATCTCCGAGTATGATCAATTGTTATTGGAAGATGAAACTGTg AATCGTATGCAAGAAGCCTTAACTTTATTTGATTCTATTTGTAATTCAAGATGGTTTGTTAAAACATCAATCATACTTTTCCTGAATAAAATTGATAGATTCAGAGAAAAACTTCCAATCTCTCCTATGAATAAATACTTTCCAGATTTTGAAGGAGGTGGTGATTATGATTTAGCATGTGAATATATACATAATAGATTTGTATCATTGAATCAAAGTGAGGTTAAACAAGTCTATACACATTTTACATGTGCTACTGATACagatcaaattaaatttgttatggCTGCtgttaatgatattattattcacaCTAATTTACGAGATTGTGGGTTattataa